The segment ttcgcaatcctcaaaacttgcgaacattgctccatgtgtgggatgcctcatttcctcatcatcagatccagaagaccagatctgataagttccactttcttcttcaGCAGTTTCTCCCTTAGCAACTaatgacactcctttggtcttagcacgtaattcttcaatcttctcggagtagtatgcttcatctttgactttttctttcttctcttctttctttcgcaacatgcagtcagctgcgaaatgattcgcatcattgcaataatgacaataaattcctgaatcacctttcaactttttctcttcattcgcatttttctgtttttcatcaattttctccattttcttcctctcTTCCCCTCCAGTTCTTGTGACAACATTTTTCGCATCACTattctttccttttggattaaaaggctttttgaaaaactttttaactctgttgtttgaatagaatgctacagcttcatcatcagagttcatcaaaaatccttcttcatctgaaccatctttttcatcagtttctgatacctttgaaataagagccaaaggaccaccaatcgctagttttgattcttcatacatttctgagacctcacattcatgtgttttcagttgattgtagagatcattcaatgtagttgtatcaaaactttgttgattcttaatcatcatactcacacttcgccattccttgagaagacccataatgaaagttaaattgaattccatgagagatctagtgataccatacctattgcagcgaaacataagctcattcagacgatcatagtaactttcgagagtttctgcatccttttgtctgaattccttcagttcaaccagacattgcttcacagaattgatcttcgtcttttcgctaccttgatacttttcttctagagtattccagatgtcttttgctgttttacaactacgaatgtaattgtaaaccacaggaggtagagcacctcttagtttcctcatgcacctcttttcattattcttcagtcGTTTTCGTTGTTCTTCAACATCAGGAGATGCAGTGGAAGCTCTCGGAAGTGCAAGTGCTCCATTGCTCGAGTAGTTACAAGTGGTTTTTGAGGATAGAAAAGAACGTAGGCCAAAGTATCCTAAAAAGAAACAGAATCAATGAAAATATGATGCTCATGCTATAATAAGTAAagcaatgaaagtacattgctatttcttgcatttaagaaGAAATTTGTTGCGTACCATACGGAACTGGAAATTAGTGACATAAATCCCCATTGCTTGCTTACCCATGGCTGCTTGATACGTATTACGTGGAGACTGTTTGTTGACAcataaaacaaaatttaaatattaataattATGTAACAACAATAATATCACTGTGGATTTATATCATTACCTGATTGTGGTCAGGAAATGGTATAATTGAGGCACAAACACCCAAGATTAAAGACGGATGGATTTCACAATGTGTGTAAGTGTCCGAATAAGAATCGTCTGGATTTTCCCTTGCCCTTATAAGATCCTACAAAATTACATTTTATGCAACTAATTGATAATTTTTATACTATTTAATTCCTTCCTTTTTACTTCATATCATGTACTGTTGCTTACATTAATGGTCATGGAAATCATAGTGTTCTCTTCCTCTTCCGTATCAATATACTCTATGAATCGATTTGCTACAAGATCACGCCACCCACCATCTTCTGGGGTTTCCTGTGAAACCATAAATACAAAACAAGATGTTATTAAGATAATAATCCataaaaaaaagttacaaaattACAAAACTCGAGAGACATACCCTTTGTTGGAGCTTTTGGATatctttcttttttattaaaagtctttggttttCTACAACAAAAAGCGGGCGACTGCATCGACCATAATCAGTATATATCCGAACTTCTTTTAAACGCGTATCCCGGACAACTCCAATTTCTGTGTTCATATCATCCTGGACATTTTAAACAATTCATATAAACAACATTTTACCAAACTATGCACCAAAATTTTAGTAATTTTAATCTAATAAAATTTTACTCACTCGTCTTCGCAATCTCCTCAATGTTTTCACCAACATGTCTGGATTGCGATGGACTCCCACCCACACACCATTTACAAAGATTTTTGTAGCTTCTGGGATAACAGCAGGGGAAATTTCCTAATATGGAAATAAAAGATTAGccgattaaaaaataaaaaacattatagtaagatatatataatatttcaaaAACTTCGTGATGTTTACCTCAAGATTTTCTGTACCCTATTCTTCCAAAAACTCTAGAATCGGGGATGCAGCTGATCCGACAGTTATGTAAACCATTAATGCAAGATTCTTCACCAGTCTACATGCCTAGAACAATAATCATAAACATAAGGTTACCATTTGAATTCAGATATGATCagatcataagtcataacaaaaGCAAATTACTAACCTGCCCTTCAGGCGTTTCTGCAGGACACGTCATTCCCCATTGTGAGTTATGTAGCTGCCTTGGTTTTGCCAATTTTCCTATTTAAATGTAAAAACAACTAGTTTTAAGACAAGCTAAAACAAAAAGCATCATGCACCGTGGAACTAAATCTAAAACAAGAAACAATAAAGATACAGTAATTTCATCAGACCCTTTGAGTAAAAATTATAACACAAGTTACCTTCGCGCCCTATAGGTGAATTTACTCTTCGTAAATGTGACAATGTAGATGCATATGTCAAGCGATTCAACACCTGTGAAACACCAGCCTTAGTTCCAGCTGCATTTGCTTTCCCCCAATTCCCAGTAGCAATGGAATATTTAAGCCCGTTTGTTATTGTGTTTGCTTTAATTGCAAATTGCAGATTAATATCCTTCCCCTTGTTTACACACTGCAGATTATCAAATATAATGGATTCAGATTCAATGACCAGATAAAAAACAAGAAACAATGAAACTTGAAGAATTTGAGATTACCTTCTGAACATATGCTCTTACATCTCTTGTTAACTGCCGAAAGTGCTGCATTAACACAAGAGGTGACAACTTTTCAAATGCATATACATATGTAACATATCCATAGAATAAtccaagaaaataaaatataaattaaagcCTCACCGTTCTAAATAGGCTCCCGAGCAATGGACAAGCAAGATCCAACCTTTTGTTTCCATAATGATCCCTATCATCCTCGACCCTCTGACCAAGAGCACATAACAAAAGACGGTGGATAATATAACTGATGAAAGTAAAAACAAGTTACTTCTATATAAAAACAAGAAAAATACCAAAAACAATGCATGTCATATAGAAATAAGTAAGGTTTACCCAAAGTAGAATGCTTTCTTTGTTTCACAATACTCTCCAACACCCACATGAGGAAGCATTTCTTTTTGTAGAATATCATGGGCAAACCTATGAAACAACAGATTTTGTAAAACCAGATAATATTAAAACAAAtagacaaataaaaaataaaatatacttTATTCTATCCTCTTTCGTGACACCAGCACGGGCACCTCTTTTCCCAATGTAATCTAGTGCCACCTGcataaaaacaaagaaaaagagCCATGGCTAGTAATTAATTATGAAGTTTACATTTCATTTTATCTATCAGAAATAACGATTGGAAAACTGTAAAGAAAATGAGATAAGGGAAGAAGCATACTTGTTGATTTTGTATAACAAATGCTTCTTCTAGTGATGGTCTTAGCA is part of the Lactuca sativa cultivar Salinas chromosome 7, Lsat_Salinas_v11, whole genome shotgun sequence genome and harbors:
- the LOC122194939 gene encoding uncharacterized protein LOC122194939, which gives rise to MYEESKLAIGGPLALISKVSETDEKDGSDEEGFLMNSDDEAVAFYSNNRVKKFFKKPFNPKGKNSDAKNVVTRTGGEERKKMEKIDEKQKNANEEKKLKGDSGIYCHYCNDANHFAADCMLRKKEEKKEKVKDEAYYSEKIEELRAKTKGVSLVAKGETAEEESGTYQIWSSGSDDEEMRHPTHGAMFASFEDCEENISGRCFVSKSTDKSPMTTK